Proteins encoded by one window of Gemmatimonadota bacterium:
- a CDS encoding DUF899 domain-containing protein → MSTSTQPVMHTPPVVSSEEWETARKELLVKEKANTRARDALAAERRKMPWMAVDKAYSFEGPRGKVSLLELFEGRRQLIVYRAFFEPGVFGWPDHACRGCSLGADQVAHVAHLNARDTTLVFASRAPQPDIARLKERMGWNNIPWVTITDSFDADFGVDEWHGTNVFYRDGDRVFRTYFLNNRGDEQLGGTWNYLDITPLGRQELWEDSPQGYPQTTTYKWWNWHDSYVADAAPDEKWVQISTAGEEAFRRQSASEKR, encoded by the coding sequence ATGTCTACATCAACGCAGCCAGTCATGCATACACCACCGGTCGTGTCGTCCGAGGAATGGGAGACCGCCCGCAAGGAGCTGCTCGTCAAGGAAAAGGCCAATACCCGCGCCCGGGATGCACTGGCCGCCGAGCGCCGGAAGATGCCCTGGATGGCCGTCGACAAAGCGTATTCGTTCGAGGGGCCTCGTGGCAAGGTAAGCCTGCTCGAGCTGTTCGAGGGCAGGCGTCAGTTGATCGTCTACCGCGCATTCTTCGAGCCCGGCGTTTTTGGCTGGCCGGACCACGCCTGCCGCGGCTGCTCGCTCGGCGCCGACCAGGTCGCGCACGTCGCGCATCTCAACGCCCGCGATACCACCCTCGTCTTCGCATCGCGTGCACCGCAGCCCGATATCGCGCGACTGAAGGAGCGGATGGGCTGGAACAACATCCCGTGGGTCACCATCACCGACAGCTTCGACGCCGACTTTGGCGTGGACGAGTGGCACGGCACGAACGTCTTCTACCGCGACGGCGACCGTGTATTCCGCACCTACTTCCTCAACAATCGCGGCGACGAGCAGCTGGGCGGCACCTGGAACTACCTCGACATCACCCCCCTCGGCAGGCAGGAGCTCTGGGAGGATTCGCCCCAGGGGTATCCCCAGACGACGACCTACAAGTGGTGGAATTGGCACGACAGCTACGTCGCGGATGCAGCGCCCGATGAGAAGTGGGTCCAGATATCGACCGCGGGAGAGGAGGCGTTCCGGAGGCAGAGCGCGAGCGAGAAGCGATGA
- a CDS encoding ABC transporter permease: MSALTSKLRRDLWRIRAQVFSIAAVMAGGVMTVVALGGTSSSLGSATREYYLSGHFADVFATLTRAPDAVAVRLAAIPGVNSVATRVVKDVRLDVPGLDMPAIGRMVSLPLPGSGGVPLNAVHITSGRAVLPGADKEILVSGRFAEANGLRPGSLLTAIINERYVELRIVGIGAAPDYLYEEPGNAFPSDARGFGILWVPHELAAAATGMRGAFNDVSIGLAGGAHPSKVIAEVDTLLAPYGGRGAIGRKDQLSDRVVSNELNQMGVMAFAFPAVFVAVAAFLVGSVVSRLIATEREQIAVLKAFGYTSGAVGLHYLAYAAAAAAVGIPLGVGVGVWVGRLYTGIYSDVLRIPGLQFHADWVTIGRAIVVIFLAALSGALSAVRKVAILPPAEALQPPAPARYRALPFDTIGSRLTLSTPVRMIIRGLERQPRRALLGAMGVAAALAMMAGALSLYDATDNMIGLQFRVGQRQALSVQLVTAVPASTRPVFASLPGVTNVELVRVVPVRLRHMGRSRTVGLTALERDGKMDRLVDVDGQIHAIPPAGIVLSTKVAGILALHTGDTLDMDLLERGTTRRVVVTALLNELMSPNAYMDLTAAGSLVGDGDLINGAYLRLDGPPRPELFEQLRAMPLVGGVTSRTAMVEQFDRMMARSFRISAVVVVLFASIIALGVVYNGARIALSERGRELASLRVLGFTNREVGVMLLGEEAILTIAAIPLGWVLGRAFAAYLTYGFTSENYQVPIVTRASTYAFATAVVLTASALAGALMYRRSTRLDLVAVLKTRE, translated from the coding sequence GTGAGCGCACTTACGAGCAAGCTGCGACGCGATCTCTGGCGCATTCGCGCGCAGGTATTCTCCATAGCTGCCGTCATGGCCGGCGGTGTCATGACGGTGGTCGCACTCGGCGGCACATCGAGCTCTCTGGGTTCCGCAACACGCGAATACTACCTCAGCGGTCACTTTGCCGATGTATTTGCGACGCTCACACGCGCCCCCGACGCCGTCGCTGTCCGGCTCGCAGCGATCCCCGGTGTGAACAGCGTGGCGACGCGTGTCGTGAAGGACGTAAGGCTCGACGTCCCCGGTCTCGACATGCCGGCAATCGGACGCATGGTGTCGCTCCCGCTCCCTGGTAGCGGAGGCGTGCCGCTGAATGCGGTACACATCACGAGCGGGCGCGCTGTGTTGCCAGGTGCCGACAAGGAAATACTCGTAAGCGGCCGCTTTGCGGAGGCGAATGGATTGCGGCCGGGCTCGCTGCTCACCGCAATTATCAATGAGCGCTACGTCGAACTCAGAATCGTCGGTATCGGTGCGGCGCCCGATTATCTGTACGAGGAGCCGGGTAATGCATTTCCATCCGACGCGCGCGGTTTCGGAATCCTCTGGGTCCCGCACGAGCTCGCTGCCGCTGCAACGGGTATGCGTGGTGCGTTCAATGATGTTTCCATTGGGCTGGCAGGAGGGGCACATCCGTCCAAAGTGATAGCCGAGGTCGATACACTCCTCGCTCCGTACGGTGGGCGCGGGGCGATCGGTCGCAAGGATCAACTGTCGGACCGCGTTGTTTCAAACGAGCTGAATCAGATGGGAGTGATGGCGTTCGCGTTTCCGGCGGTCTTCGTCGCCGTCGCTGCGTTCCTCGTCGGTTCCGTCGTATCGCGTCTCATAGCCACCGAGCGCGAACAGATCGCGGTGCTCAAGGCGTTTGGATACACCAGCGGCGCCGTGGGTCTGCACTACCTCGCCTATGCAGCGGCAGCAGCAGCCGTGGGCATACCGCTTGGCGTCGGAGTCGGTGTCTGGGTGGGACGCCTCTACACTGGTATCTACAGTGACGTGCTCCGCATCCCCGGTCTCCAGTTTCACGCCGACTGGGTGACGATCGGTCGCGCGATCGTCGTGATCTTTCTCGCCGCGCTCAGCGGTGCGCTCAGCGCTGTCCGCAAAGTCGCAATTCTGCCTCCCGCAGAGGCGCTCCAGCCACCGGCGCCTGCGCGTTATCGTGCGCTGCCGTTCGACACGATCGGCAGCCGCCTGACTCTCAGTACGCCAGTACGCATGATAATCCGCGGCCTCGAACGACAGCCGCGCCGTGCACTGCTCGGCGCGATGGGCGTTGCGGCGGCGCTCGCAATGATGGCCGGCGCTCTTTCTCTCTACGACGCAACCGACAACATGATCGGTCTCCAGTTCCGGGTTGGACAACGTCAGGCGCTCTCGGTACAGCTTGTAACAGCTGTCCCAGCATCGACGCGCCCGGTGTTTGCGTCTCTCCCCGGAGTCACCAACGTCGAGCTCGTTCGTGTCGTTCCGGTCCGCCTCCGGCACATGGGACGGTCCAGAACAGTCGGCCTCACGGCGCTCGAGCGCGACGGCAAGATGGACAGGCTGGTTGACGTGGACGGGCAGATACATGCAATCCCGCCGGCCGGTATCGTGCTCAGCACGAAGGTCGCGGGCATCCTCGCGCTTCACACCGGTGATACGCTGGACATGGATCTGCTCGAACGAGGCACGACGCGCAGAGTCGTGGTGACTGCGCTGCTGAACGAGCTCATGTCGCCAAACGCTTATATGGATCTCACCGCTGCCGGCTCACTGGTGGGGGACGGAGACCTGATCAACGGTGCCTACCTGCGACTCGATGGCCCGCCGCGACCCGAGCTGTTCGAGCAGCTCAGGGCGATGCCGCTCGTCGGTGGCGTAACGTCGCGCACCGCGATGGTGGAACAGTTCGATCGCATGATGGCGAGGAGCTTTCGAATATCGGCGGTAGTCGTTGTGTTGTTCGCATCCATAATCGCGCTGGGCGTGGTATACAACGGCGCGCGCATTGCGCTGTCGGAACGCGGCCGAGAGCTCGCAAGCCTTCGCGTGCTCGGCTTCACGAATCGCGAGGTCGGGGTGATGCTGCTGGGCGAGGAGGCAATCCTCACCATCGCTGCGATCCCGCTCGGCTGGGTCCTTGGGCGCGCGTTTGCTGCCTATCTGACTTACGGATTCACCAGTGAGAATTATCAGGTTCCGATCGTGACGCGCGCAAGCACGTACGCATTCGCGACCGCCGTTGTGCTGACTGCTTCGGCGCTCGCAGGGGCGCTCATGTACCGGCGCTCGACGCGTCTCGATCTCGTTGCAGTCCTCAAGACACGGGAATGA
- a CDS encoding VOC family protein: MTIKRLDHVSVVVDDLAGAIAFFTALGMTVAGQAPIEGPWVDRVNGIEGIQVDIVMMRTPDGLGQIELTKFRNPELVEIEPAVAPPNALGLRSIMFAVENVDDTVARLRAEGGELIGEVVQYEDKYRLCYMRGPAGIIVALAEELF, from the coding sequence ATGACGATCAAGAGATTGGACCACGTGAGCGTCGTAGTCGACGACCTTGCAGGTGCTATCGCTTTCTTCACCGCGCTCGGCATGACGGTCGCAGGCCAGGCGCCGATCGAGGGTCCGTGGGTGGACCGCGTCAACGGGATCGAAGGTATTCAGGTCGACATCGTCATGATGCGGACGCCGGATGGTCTGGGCCAGATCGAGCTGACGAAGTTTCGCAATCCGGAACTCGTCGAGATCGAACCAGCGGTCGCACCGCCGAACGCGCTGGGACTTCGCAGTATCATGTTTGCAGTCGAAAACGTCGACGACACTGTCGCTCGCCTGCGCGCCGAAGGCGGCGAGCTCATCGGCGAGGTGGTACAGTACGAGGACAAGTACCGGCTCTGCTACATGCGCGGCCCTGCAGGGATAATCGTTGCACTGGCCGAGGAATTGTTCTGA
- a CDS encoding helix-turn-helix domain-containing protein, translating into MDSLITAAARALAAGDPLGALNRVALRDDAPALALRGIAMAQLGDLARARELLRSAARAFGQNESVARARCIVAEAEVALASRDLSWPAKALDAARTTLEAHGDRMNAAHARYLEIRRLLLIRRVDEAEHMLAELDLASFPPALQTVHELLVAGIAVRRIRGTVARAALMRAERLAQQARIPALTAEVETAWLALDTPAARLIASGEERFLLLEDVERLLASDALVIDACRGIIRDAQTVVSLASRPVLFALACAMGEAWPGDVARDVLLARAFGAKFIDASHRARLRVEVARLRNVLRAVADVRATKQGFVMTPRHAKEILVLARPVEEEHGAVLAFLSDGEAWSSSALALALGASQRTVQRVIDSLAAAGKVQAFGRGRARRWITTPVAGFTTTLLLPAPLPMD; encoded by the coding sequence ATGGACTCGCTGATCACCGCTGCGGCGCGCGCGCTTGCCGCCGGCGACCCACTCGGCGCACTGAACCGAGTCGCACTGCGGGACGACGCACCCGCGCTCGCGCTTCGGGGCATCGCGATGGCGCAGCTCGGCGATCTTGCGCGCGCGAGGGAACTCCTGCGTAGCGCAGCGCGCGCCTTCGGCCAGAATGAATCCGTGGCGCGCGCACGGTGTATCGTTGCGGAGGCGGAAGTTGCGCTCGCGTCGCGAGATCTGAGCTGGCCCGCGAAAGCACTGGACGCAGCGCGCACGACGCTCGAAGCACACGGCGACCGCATGAACGCCGCACACGCGCGCTACCTCGAGATCCGACGCCTGCTTCTGATACGCCGCGTGGACGAAGCGGAGCACATGCTCGCCGAGCTCGATCTCGCATCGTTTCCGCCCGCGCTGCAAACCGTGCACGAGTTGCTCGTTGCAGGAATCGCGGTGCGGCGCATTCGGGGAACGGTTGCGCGTGCGGCGCTGATGCGCGCAGAGCGTCTTGCGCAGCAGGCGCGCATTCCTGCGCTGACGGCGGAGGTCGAGACTGCATGGCTTGCACTAGACACGCCCGCTGCCCGCCTGATCGCGAGCGGCGAAGAACGGTTCCTGCTGCTCGAGGACGTCGAGAGGCTGCTGGCGTCGGACGCGCTAGTCATCGACGCGTGTCGTGGCATAATTCGCGATGCGCAGACTGTAGTCTCGCTCGCATCACGCCCGGTGCTGTTCGCGCTCGCGTGCGCAATGGGTGAAGCGTGGCCTGGAGATGTGGCGAGAGATGTGCTTCTTGCGCGCGCCTTCGGAGCGAAGTTCATCGACGCATCGCATCGCGCGAGATTACGTGTCGAGGTCGCACGGCTTCGCAACGTTCTCCGCGCGGTTGCGGACGTCCGCGCGACGAAACAGGGATTCGTCATGACACCGCGCCACGCAAAGGAGATCCTCGTGCTGGCGCGGCCCGTCGAAGAGGAGCATGGTGCGGTGCTCGCTTTCCTCAGCGACGGCGAGGCCTGGTCGAGCTCGGCACTTGCGCTCGCACTTGGTGCGAGCCAGCGTACCGTACAGCGCGTGATCGACTCGCTCGCTGCGGCTGGCAAGGTGCAGGCGTTCGGCCGCGGGCGCGCGCGCCGCTGGATAACGACGCCAGTGGCGGGGTTCACGACAACATTGTTACTCCCCGCTCCGTTACCGATGGACTAG
- a CDS encoding winged helix DNA-binding domain-containing protein, producing the protein MPRPDITRQRLINQGLVKPALKTASTVVATLGAVQAQDYAASKWGIAQRTAGLTDARIEREIDDGSIVRTHILRPTWHFVAAADIHWMLALTAPRVHAANAYWYRWLEVDDALARRGRAVLTRALSDGKQLTRAELARALTKANIQVTNSMRLACIVMRAELDGAICNGARRGKQFTYALLEERVPKPMVLERDAALCELARRYFTTRGPATVEDFAWWSGLTKADAKRAVEAAATHLQHVSVEGRSYWGPAAERVARIASPAVHLLPNFDEFFVGLKDRSAFGTRLEAAGVKARTRALSGHALVVNGQIVGGWKRMLTARAVIVEPKPLIRLDEAERRAVDVAAQKLGRFVGSPVEMLWS; encoded by the coding sequence ATGCCCCGACCAGACATCACAAGACAGCGTCTCATCAACCAGGGCCTCGTCAAGCCCGCGTTGAAGACTGCAAGCACGGTGGTGGCAACACTCGGCGCAGTGCAGGCACAGGATTACGCTGCATCCAAGTGGGGAATCGCTCAGCGTACTGCCGGTCTCACCGACGCTCGGATCGAGCGGGAGATCGACGACGGAAGCATAGTTCGGACTCACATACTGCGCCCGACGTGGCACTTCGTCGCTGCTGCCGACATTCACTGGATGCTGGCTCTCACTGCACCGCGGGTCCACGCAGCCAATGCGTACTGGTATCGCTGGCTCGAGGTGGATGATGCTCTTGCGCGGCGAGGCCGAGCCGTGTTGACGAGGGCGTTGAGCGACGGGAAGCAACTCACGCGCGCCGAGCTGGCACGGGCGCTGACGAAAGCAAATATTCAGGTCACGAATTCGATGCGGCTGGCATGCATCGTAATGCGCGCTGAGCTCGACGGAGCGATCTGCAATGGCGCACGACGCGGGAAACAGTTCACGTACGCACTGCTTGAAGAGCGTGTGCCGAAACCGATGGTGCTCGAGCGCGACGCAGCGTTGTGCGAGCTGGCTCGGCGATACTTCACGACCAGGGGACCCGCAACGGTCGAAGATTTTGCATGGTGGTCAGGACTCACGAAGGCTGACGCAAAGAGAGCAGTCGAAGCGGCTGCGACGCATCTGCAACACGTGTCGGTCGAGGGGCGGTCCTACTGGGGTCCAGCCGCGGAACGCGTGGCGCGCATCGCTTCTCCCGCAGTGCACCTGCTGCCGAACTTCGACGAGTTCTTCGTCGGACTCAAGGATCGCAGCGCGTTCGGCACGAGGCTCGAGGCCGCCGGAGTGAAGGCGAGAACGCGCGCGCTTTCGGGGCACGCGCTCGTCGTCAACGGACAGATCGTCGGTGGATGGAAGCGGATGCTGACCGCGCGAGCTGTAATTGTCGAACCAAAGCCGTTGATCCGGCTTGACGAAGCGGAACGACGAGCGGTTGACGTTGCCGCTCAGAAGCTCGGTCGGTTTGTCGGATCTCCGGTGGAGATGCTATGGTCCTGA
- a CDS encoding MFS transporter, which yields MTASAAAAPGVRHPWVWAVLYFPYGLTFGFPAIALGFLGRRAGVPLSAIAGVVGMSFLAAGWKFLWAPLGDYTLSRKRWYLLAVAMLCAGLIALTTVPISVHTVPLLSLLVLLTSVAGTFLAFATEGLMVHNTPDALRGRAAGWFQSGNQFGQTAGGGVGLWLMTHVPSPWMAGLILAAIVCACAAVLPLLHEPERLLTNASVATRATDALRNLSLMIHSRAGRIALLLAILPIGTGAAQFLFGSLGAEWHAPADTVSAVLGLGGGLAIVAGCIAGGWLADHLHKPAAYAVSCGLGLAACVVMALSPRTAAGYATSTLFYTFTLGMVAASFTGMVLAIVGNAAAATKINLFFALNTLFSFGMLRVDGWSHDAWGVNGMLFTEALVGVVALAVFVAVASRVRGAALVLDGESSLNGDVVVQDPG from the coding sequence ATGACCGCCTCCGCGGCTGCTGCTCCCGGCGTTCGGCACCCGTGGGTCTGGGCCGTGTTGTATTTCCCCTACGGTCTCACCTTTGGTTTTCCCGCGATCGCGCTTGGCTTCCTCGGCAGGCGCGCGGGAGTGCCGCTGTCCGCCATCGCCGGCGTGGTGGGCATGTCGTTCCTTGCCGCGGGATGGAAGTTTCTCTGGGCTCCACTCGGCGACTACACGCTGTCGCGCAAGCGCTGGTATCTGCTCGCCGTCGCGATGCTGTGCGCAGGTCTGATTGCACTGACGACCGTTCCGATCTCCGTTCACACAGTGCCGCTCCTGTCACTGCTGGTGCTGCTTACGAGCGTCGCCGGAACTTTCCTCGCTTTCGCAACCGAAGGATTGATGGTGCACAACACTCCCGACGCGCTGCGCGGCCGCGCAGCAGGATGGTTCCAGTCGGGTAACCAGTTCGGACAGACTGCAGGCGGCGGAGTGGGATTGTGGCTCATGACCCACGTTCCATCGCCATGGATGGCAGGGTTGATACTCGCTGCGATCGTCTGCGCATGCGCGGCCGTGTTGCCGCTGTTGCACGAGCCGGAACGACTGCTCACGAACGCATCCGTCGCGACGCGTGCGACCGACGCGCTGCGCAATCTGAGCTTGATGATTCACTCGCGCGCAGGCCGCATCGCGCTGCTGCTTGCGATACTTCCCATCGGCACCGGTGCGGCGCAGTTCCTGTTCGGCTCGCTTGGCGCAGAGTGGCACGCACCTGCGGATACCGTTTCCGCCGTACTCGGACTGGGCGGCGGACTGGCCATCGTCGCCGGTTGCATTGCAGGCGGATGGCTGGCCGATCATCTGCACAAGCCTGCGGCATACGCCGTGTCGTGCGGCCTCGGGCTTGCGGCGTGCGTCGTGATGGCACTGTCACCGCGCACTGCCGCCGGTTACGCGACGTCCACGCTCTTCTACACGTTCACGCTTGGGATGGTAGCTGCATCGTTTACCGGAATGGTGCTCGCGATAGTCGGAAACGCAGCTGCCGCGACCAAGATCAATCTGTTCTTTGCGCTCAACACGCTGTTCAGCTTCGGCATGCTGCGAGTGGATGGCTGGAGCCACGACGCGTGGGGAGTGAACGGAATGCTGTTTACCGAAGCGTTGGTGGGAGTGGTTGCTCTGGCTGTGTTCGTTGCCGTTGCGAGCCGCGTGCGTGGAGCGGCGCTGGTGCTGGATGGAGAGAGTAGTTTAAACGGCGACGTGGTAGTTCAGGATCCGGGCTGA
- a CDS encoding glutamine cyclotransferase: MRKSIVEKADIIREYGPFAGTPNVGGVSYDGRHVWFAAGDNLRAFDPVSGEAVRTIDVAAHAGTAFDGQHLFQLAEDRIQKIDPQSGRVLATIPAPSSSASGLTWAEGTLWVGAYRDRSIHQIDPETGAILRTITSNRFVTGVTWVDGEFWHATWEGDDADVRRIDPQSGEVLERLEMPAGIGVSGLESDGADRFFCGGGKSGTVRAIRRPRRAT, encoded by the coding sequence ATGCGTAAATCGATTGTCGAGAAGGCCGACATAATTCGGGAGTACGGACCGTTCGCGGGCACGCCCAACGTGGGTGGCGTGTCGTACGACGGGCGTCACGTGTGGTTTGCCGCAGGAGACAATCTGCGCGCATTCGATCCCGTGAGCGGAGAGGCGGTGCGCACGATCGATGTCGCGGCGCATGCCGGAACTGCATTCGATGGGCAGCATCTGTTCCAGCTCGCCGAGGATCGGATTCAGAAGATCGATCCCCAGAGCGGTCGCGTGCTCGCCACGATCCCCGCGCCCAGCAGCAGCGCCTCGGGGCTCACATGGGCCGAAGGGACGCTCTGGGTGGGAGCATACCGCGACCGGAGTATCCACCAGATCGATCCCGAGACCGGAGCGATCCTGCGTACGATCACGTCGAACCGATTCGTCACCGGAGTCACATGGGTGGATGGAGAGTTCTGGCACGCCACCTGGGAAGGCGATGATGCTGATGTTCGGCGTATCGATCCTCAGTCCGGAGAAGTACTGGAGCGGCTCGAGATGCCGGCTGGAATCGGTGTGTCCGGGCTGGAGTCCGATGGTGCCGACCGGTTCTTCTGCGGCGGCGGGAAGAGCGGTACCGTGAGAGCGATCCGGAGGCCGCGGCGGGCGACATGA
- a CDS encoding S9 family peptidase, with amino-acid sequence MKSLVTVSLLALTAAPGMAQTSSHPFNVHDLVMMDRVSDPQISADGSSVAFTVRTTDYEANKGVTSVWLLELNKSGSAPRRLTEPAQNANNARFSPDGKTIYFLAAESGVSQLWQMPATGGEAKQITHLPVDVDNYRISPDGREVLFSAQVFTDCESLACTAARLEAVKNDKATGRVYDRLFIRHWDTWSDGRRSQLFITPLGATSEPLHLTRGIDGDVPSKPFGDESEYSFSPDGKTVYFDVRIAGNTEPWSTNFDIYSVPADRSSAPKNLTARNLAWDATPVPSKDGRTLYYLAMKTPGFESDRFGIMALDLASGATREIDPKWDRSPGGLTLSDDGRTLYTTVDDEGMHALYAIDIASGAPRKVLSDGTVTGFAVAGDRIVAARQDFKHPTDLYTLDARGTGLTQVTHFNADRLRDIRFGDAEFFSFKGENGETVHGYVMKPVDYQAGKKYPVAFMIHGGPQGAWNEDFHYRWNPEAYAGAGFAVVAINPRGSTGYGQAFTNAVSGDWGGAPLGDLKKGWAAALERYSFLDGNEACALGASYGGYMVYWMAGVWNQPWKCLVDHDGVFDTRMMAYATDELWFEDHENGGTQYEHPENYEKFNPLNHVAQWRVPMLIVHSGHDFRIPDSQGIGAFTALQRRGIPSKLLYFPDESHWIQKPHNSVLWHDTVIDWLNEWTGGKGKSGP; translated from the coding sequence ATGAAAAGCCTCGTCACTGTATCGTTGCTCGCCCTCACCGCCGCTCCCGGAATGGCCCAGACTTCCTCGCATCCGTTCAACGTCCATGACCTGGTGATGATGGACCGGGTCTCCGATCCGCAAATTTCCGCGGACGGCAGCAGCGTGGCGTTCACAGTGCGCACCACGGATTACGAGGCCAACAAGGGCGTCACCAGCGTGTGGCTGCTGGAGCTGAACAAATCGGGATCGGCCCCGCGCCGCCTCACCGAACCCGCGCAGAACGCGAACAACGCGCGGTTCTCTCCCGACGGAAAGACGATCTACTTTCTCGCCGCGGAATCCGGTGTCAGCCAGTTATGGCAGATGCCCGCAACCGGCGGCGAAGCGAAACAGATCACGCATCTTCCCGTCGACGTCGACAACTACCGGATCTCGCCGGACGGTCGAGAGGTGCTGTTCTCGGCACAGGTATTCACCGATTGCGAATCGCTGGCGTGCACCGCGGCTCGCCTCGAAGCCGTCAAGAACGACAAGGCGACCGGCAGGGTGTACGATCGTCTCTTCATTCGCCACTGGGATACATGGTCCGACGGGCGCCGGTCGCAGCTTTTCATCACGCCCCTCGGCGCAACCAGCGAGCCGTTGCATCTCACGCGCGGCATCGACGGCGACGTACCGTCCAAACCGTTTGGCGACGAGAGCGAGTACAGCTTCTCGCCCGATGGAAAGACGGTGTACTTCGACGTGCGCATTGCCGGCAACACCGAACCGTGGTCGACGAATTTCGACATCTACTCCGTGCCCGCCGATCGCTCGTCCGCGCCGAAGAATCTCACCGCTCGAAATCTCGCCTGGGACGCGACGCCGGTGCCATCGAAGGACGGCAGAACCCTGTACTACCTGGCGATGAAGACACCTGGTTTCGAGTCCGACCGTTTCGGAATCATGGCGCTGGATCTCGCGAGCGGTGCGACGCGCGAGATAGACCCCAAATGGGACCGCTCGCCTGGCGGACTCACGCTGTCGGATGACGGCAGAACTCTCTACACCACAGTCGACGACGAAGGGATGCACGCGCTCTACGCCATCGACATCGCGAGCGGCGCGCCGCGGAAGGTGCTCAGCGATGGAACCGTGACAGGTTTCGCAGTCGCTGGCGACCGCATAGTTGCCGCTCGTCAGGACTTCAAGCATCCCACGGACCTGTACACGCTCGACGCGCGCGGTACGGGTCTGACGCAGGTAACACACTTCAACGCCGACCGGCTGCGCGACATTCGGTTCGGCGACGCCGAGTTCTTCAGCTTCAAGGGTGAGAACGGCGAGACGGTTCACGGATACGTGATGAAGCCCGTGGACTACCAGGCTGGCAAAAAATATCCTGTAGCGTTCATGATCCACGGCGGTCCGCAGGGCGCGTGGAACGAGGACTTCCACTATCGCTGGAATCCGGAGGCATACGCGGGTGCAGGTTTCGCCGTCGTCGCGATCAATCCACGCGGATCGACCGGCTACGGCCAGGCATTCACCAACGCAGTGTCCGGAGACTGGGGCGGCGCACCGCTCGGCGATCTCAAGAAAGGCTGGGCAGCGGCGCTCGAGCGATATTCATTCCTCGACGGCAACGAAGCCTGCGCACTCGGCGCGAGTTACGGCGGCTACATGGTGTACTGGATGGCCGGCGTGTGGAACCAGCCGTGGAAGTGCCTGGTAGACCATGACGGTGTGTTCGACACGCGCATGATGGCGTACGCGACCGACGAGCTGTGGTTCGAGGATCACGAGAACGGCGGTACGCAGTACGAGCACCCGGAGAACTACGAGAAGTTCAATCCGCTGAATCACGTAGCGCAGTGGCGCGTGCCGATGTTGATAGTGCACAGTGGCCACGATTTCCGGATTCCCGATAGTCAGGGAATCGGTGCGTTCACGGCGCTGCAGCGGCGTGGCATTCCGAGCAAGCTCCTGTACTTCCCGGACGAGAGTCACTGGATACAGAAGCCGCATAACAGTGTGCTGTGGCACGATACAGTCATCGACTGGCTGAACGAATGGACGGGGGGGAAGGGCAAGTCAGGACCATAG